The following are encoded together in the Pempheris klunzingeri isolate RE-2024b chromosome 24, fPemKlu1.hap1, whole genome shotgun sequence genome:
- the LOC139223414 gene encoding zinc finger protein 654-like: protein MALAKFCARHPTAGQHLFFLQVYLALLFKTSQHDLLHKEVVDLNGKDAVHIICSLECEEKDELLLALSRAFLSQQLRRGDMYYLCDLVFIWSKLHHRLHTSKQALLEETHQLMLSATNANSIFPFIRAILQELGDEGIQFCVELCVNALECCLSCDVITKSLIYKTIAGLLPNDLEVCRACALLVFFLERTVEAYKMVYLLYMHPDQEYNVEYGPIRNHTRFETLQVLKKDLYFDPEFWNLIALRTNCLKLMSEKVVSAALEEIMEDKWILNYCTKEPGLRSSTSACKKGSKKRHHKEDRHHKEDTNSKRLKVGPGKTRLNADHTVKKKGNQGSRPLKDASSEPPRRSFWQLDRLQDNGAHGHGELRRTTRLSEKNPPKRRIRQPKWLLQDSGTLAENSLHPKIKKHGLKHQKHHQSSVVKRSETGEIKNNAKNNAKHKPSANSHLMTRENNSRHQKELSLDCLKPANPPQVILELSLPDNELMGTFIDDTCHRQRGFPQVLLYKPTVKLPATPQPVKTVHRKEVILRARDTAMFIQQLHCYVRRQKGKGNGSNVQGSVSTITRSSVQGSPPKDPQRELCETPASQMKGGAASQTPPAAEVAESSLQQEIPVKSLPLR, encoded by the exons ATGGCCCTGGCTAAGTTTTGTGCCCGGCATCCCACAGCAGGACAACACTTGTTCTTCCTCCAGGTCTACCTCGCATTGCTTTTTAAAACTTCACAGCACGACCTCTTACACAAAGAG gtggTTGACCTTAATGGTAAAGATGCCGTACACATCATCTGTAGTTTGGAGTGTGAGGAAAAGGATGAGTTGCTTCTCGCCCTCAGCAGAGCCTTCCTCTCCCAGCAACTCCGTAGGGGAGACATGTACTATTTGTG TGATCTTGTCTTCATATGGAGTAAGCTTCATCATCGGTTGCATACATCCAAGCAAGCTCTACTTGAGGAGACTCATCAGCTGATGCTGTCTGCCACCAATGCCAACTCAATCTTCCCATTCATCAGAGCCATACTGCAAGAA CTGGGTGACGAAGGTATCCAGTTTTGCGTGGAGCTATGTGTTAATGCCCTGGAGTGTTGCCTTTCCTGCGATGTCATCACCAAGTCCCTAATCTACAAAACCATTGCTGGCCTGCTACCCAATGACCTGGAGGTCTGCCGTGCATGCGCTCTCCTCGTCTTCTTCCTGGAACGCACTGTTGAGGCCTACAAAATGGTTTACCTACTGTACATGCATCCTGACCAGGAGTACAATGTGGAGTACGGCCCCATTAGAAATCACACTCGCTTCGAAACCCTGCAG gtTTTAAAGAAGGACCTGTATTTTGACCCAGAGTTTTGGAACCTCATTGCTTTGCGGACCAACTGTTTAAAGCTGATGAGTGAGAAGGTGGTCAGTGCTGCCCTGGAGGAAATCATGGAGGACAAATGGATACTTAACTATTGCACCAAAGAACCTGGTCTCAGATCAAGCACATCAGCGTGTAAGAAAGGAAGTAAGAAGAGGCACCATaaagaggacagacatcatAAAGAGGATACAAACTCCAAAAGACTAAAGGTGGGCCCAGGCAAAACACGGCTAAATGCTGACCACACTGTAAAGAAGAAAGGCAACCAAGGGTCGCGACCTTTGAAGGACGCATCATCTGAACCTCCGAGGCGTTCATTTTGGCAGCTAGACAGACTACAGGACAATGGAGCCCACGGGCATGGAGAACTGAGGCGCACTACACGGCTCTCGGAGAAGAACCCGCCAAAACGGAGAATTAGACAACCGAAGTGGCTTCTTCAAGACTCAGGAACTCTCGCAGAGAATAGTCTTCATCCTAAGATCAAAAAGCATGGGTTGAAACATCAAAAGCACCATCAGTCCTCTGTTGTAAAGAGGTCTGAAACTGGTGAGATCAAGAACAACGCAAAGaacaatgcaaaacacaaacCCTCAGCAAACTCTCATTTAATGACAagggaaaacaacagcaggCACCAGAAAGAATTATCTTTGGACTGTCTTAAACCTGCCAACCCTCCACAAGTAATTCTTGAGCTGTCCCTACCAGACAATGAGCTGATGGGTACGTTTATTGACGACACTtgccacagacagagagggttCCCTCAAGTGCTTCTATACAAACCTACAGTGAAGCTTCCTGCCACACCACAACCAGTAAAGACTGTACATCGCAAAGAGGTGATTCTAAGAGCGCGGGACACAGCTATGTTTATACAGCAGTTGCACTGTTATGTTCGGCGGCAAAAAGGGAAAGGTAATGGGTCGAATGTTCAAGGCTCAGTGTCAACAATCACACGCTCCTCTGTGCAAGGAAGTCCTCCAAAAGATCCACAGAGAGAGCTCTGTGAAACGCCTGCCAGTCAGATGAAAGGTGGGGCTGCCTCTCAGACACCTCCAGCAGCGGAAGTGGCAGAATCCTCA CTTCAGCAAGAGATCCCTGTGAAGAGTCTGCCGTTGAGATGA